The Methylomarinum vadi genome has a window encoding:
- a CDS encoding IS1380 family transposase, with product MKRFILEQSETEFYTSHSGLALVGLCLNQYGQLNQVLDKGIPLRHGIAHADIIKSMIGSLCLGKSDFEAIENYRDDDYFKTALSIQQVPSSARLRQRLDEHAEALLPLVYQSNIDFLAHAQVPVTPLATGHVALDIDVYPMNNEKTRKEGVSRTYKGFDGYAPIALYLGQEGWCLGNELREGKQHCQYEFLYSLERGLTAAKRLTPLPLLVRLDSGHDALDNRIVLQEDEQAEFIIKWNPRKQNADAWLAYAEQHGQWDTPREGKRVALFSVTEEHTRNGQTYSCRRVMQITERTTTAKGQLLLFPEIEMEGWWTSLASTEYDDTLIVQLYRDHATAEQFHSEFKTDLDIERLPSGKFATNDVIMTLSAYSYNILRWIGLIGLLGQQSPIRHPAKRRRIRTVIQELMYLAARLIRTGRRLKLRFSNACPGFIAFESTYTKLAAG from the coding sequence ATGAAACGATTTATCCTGGAGCAGTCAGAAACTGAATTTTATACCAGCCATTCCGGATTAGCCTTAGTGGGCTTATGTTTGAATCAGTATGGCCAACTCAATCAAGTGCTGGATAAGGGTATTCCATTGCGCCACGGTATCGCTCATGCCGATATTATCAAAAGCATGATCGGGTCGCTTTGCCTGGGCAAGAGCGATTTCGAAGCGATTGAGAATTACCGCGACGACGACTATTTCAAAACCGCGCTGTCGATTCAACAAGTCCCCTCCAGCGCTCGCCTTAGACAACGGTTGGACGAACACGCCGAGGCACTATTGCCGCTCGTTTATCAGAGCAACATCGATTTTCTGGCCCACGCGCAAGTCCCGGTAACGCCGTTAGCCACTGGTCATGTGGCGCTGGATATCGATGTTTATCCGATGAACAACGAAAAAACGCGCAAGGAAGGCGTCTCCCGGACCTATAAAGGATTCGACGGCTATGCCCCCATCGCGCTTTATTTGGGCCAAGAAGGCTGGTGTCTTGGCAACGAACTGCGCGAAGGCAAGCAACATTGCCAATACGAATTCCTCTATTCCTTGGAGCGCGGACTGACTGCAGCCAAGCGTCTGACACCCTTGCCGTTACTTGTTCGCCTGGATAGCGGGCATGACGCTCTCGACAACCGAATTGTCTTACAGGAAGACGAGCAAGCCGAGTTCATCATCAAATGGAATCCCCGTAAACAGAATGCCGATGCTTGGCTAGCCTACGCCGAGCAACACGGACAATGGGACACACCACGTGAAGGCAAACGGGTGGCCTTATTTAGTGTCACGGAGGAACACACCCGAAACGGCCAAACCTATTCCTGTCGTCGCGTCATGCAAATCACCGAACGAACAACAACGGCTAAGGGACAACTCCTGCTGTTCCCTGAGATCGAGATGGAAGGCTGGTGGACAAGCCTAGCTTCTACCGAATATGACGACACATTGATCGTTCAACTGTATCGTGATCATGCCACCGCCGAGCAATTTCACAGCGAGTTTAAAACGGATCTGGACATCGAACGCTTGCCTTCGGGCAAATTCGCCACCAACGATGTCATCATGACCCTGAGCGCCTACAGCTACAATATCTTGCGCTGGATCGGCCTGATCGGCTTACTGGGGCAACAAAGCCCCATTCGGCATCCGGCCAAACGACGCCGCATCAGAACCGTCATTCAAGAACTCATGTATCTGGCCGCCCGTTTGATCCGTACCGGTCGCCGGTTAAAACTGCGCTTTTCCAACGCTTGCCCCGGCTTTATCGCGTTTGAATCGACCTACACAAAACTCGCCGCCGGTTAA